The following are encoded in a window of Bradyrhizobium sp. WBOS07 genomic DNA:
- a CDS encoding DNA-primase RepB domain-containing protein, giving the protein MFAPPIALDIDAARLHVETLFGTPDAIVNIRTTPESEACVARVFGGSKSQANKQRHRFEFKGRLDDLSSVLQARNSNGWAIFITPNDTDGRGVKKENITRVRNVVLDLDGAPLPPRGFRIQPHIIVETSRGKYQCTWCVEPTTDIAAAEDISRRLALRYNGDPKVCDASHVFRLAGFVHQKPGRKPFVSRILHVGFEPPVKSSRFDFLPLCPEQPHRPSDGGLGIIDAKSAALLFKHFPVEGLNSNDAWLTFAMALHAACNGDGEVARLFFDFCLSDPTYCNDYDDALNQSRWDSFDPDRERGLTAGTLRKLCRDNRVPGDVIFRIFNDAAKDFENV; this is encoded by the coding sequence ATGTTCGCGCCGCCGATCGCGCTCGATATCGACGCCGCTCGCCTGCATGTTGAGACGCTGTTCGGGACGCCCGACGCAATCGTCAATATCCGGACTACCCCGGAATCGGAAGCTTGTGTCGCCCGCGTGTTCGGCGGGTCGAAGTCACAGGCCAACAAACAGCGGCACCGATTTGAGTTTAAGGGCCGGCTCGACGATCTGTCGTCGGTCCTGCAAGCGCGCAATTCGAACGGTTGGGCGATCTTCATCACGCCCAACGACACCGACGGCAGGGGCGTCAAGAAAGAGAACATTACCCGCGTTCGCAATGTGGTCCTGGACCTTGATGGCGCGCCATTACCGCCGCGTGGCTTCCGAATTCAGCCGCATATCATTGTCGAGACGTCACGCGGCAAATATCAGTGTACGTGGTGCGTCGAGCCAACGACTGACATTGCTGCGGCCGAAGACATCTCGCGCCGCCTCGCCCTGCGCTATAATGGCGACCCAAAGGTTTGCGACGCCTCGCACGTCTTCCGCCTCGCCGGCTTCGTGCATCAGAAGCCGGGCCGCAAACCCTTCGTCTCGCGTATCCTTCACGTCGGCTTCGAACCGCCCGTCAAGTCGTCTCGGTTCGACTTCCTGCCTTTATGTCCGGAACAACCGCACCGGCCGTCTGACGGTGGGCTTGGCATTATCGACGCAAAGTCGGCGGCCCTTCTGTTCAAACACTTCCCCGTTGAAGGGCTCAATAGCAACGACGCATGGCTCACGTTCGCCATGGCACTTCACGCGGCATGCAATGGCGACGGAGAAGTTGCGCGGCTCTTCTTCGATTTCTGTTTATCTGACCCGACCTACTGCAACGACTACGACGACGCGTTGAATCAAAGTCGGTGGGATTCCTTCGATCCTGATCGTGAACGCGGTTTGACCGCTGGCACGCTGCGCAAGCTATGTCGCGACAATAGAGTCCCCGGCGACGTGATCTTCAGAATTTTCAATGACGCTGCGAAGGACTTCGAAAATGTCTAG
- a CDS encoding DUF4433 domain-containing protein: protein MALTTDFIQAHIQKWETALTSPWRPYRSKWPSRLFHHAPIENAVGILLDGNLRSRDDPANKKAKDVAAPGVIDGRNHAHGSARLYFRPRTPTQYHIEGIRKKGECQYGDESHAPVFVMMVFNASNILALPGTKFCDRNMQLGNAEPGDSEDYFSKIPFDKVFHEGGTGGDRSIIEHRCAEVLAESPLPLVNNLQWIYCRTAAERDTLLYLLGDKGPEWAPRVLISDDLLLFERRFVFVESVSLASNGINFQLNPRADLKNIAINVFAWDSKGGMIRNFYNADIAARPPAPSTNTRWRVQVDLANGTYLVQIDLEGHLAFKGYLTLGERLV from the coding sequence ATGGCGCTGACGACTGACTTTATTCAGGCGCATATACAAAAATGGGAAACGGCTCTAACGAGTCCGTGGCGTCCCTATCGTAGCAAGTGGCCCAGTCGTCTATTTCATCACGCGCCGATCGAGAACGCCGTTGGTATTCTTCTAGATGGGAATCTCCGATCTCGCGATGACCCAGCCAATAAGAAGGCGAAAGACGTTGCGGCTCCCGGGGTAATCGATGGGCGAAATCACGCTCATGGTTCAGCGCGTCTCTACTTCCGGCCGCGAACTCCTACTCAGTATCACATCGAGGGCATTCGTAAGAAAGGCGAGTGCCAATACGGTGACGAATCTCACGCCCCAGTCTTTGTGATGATGGTTTTCAATGCAAGCAATATACTTGCATTACCTGGTACCAAGTTTTGCGACCGAAACATGCAGCTTGGAAACGCCGAACCGGGTGACTCGGAGGACTATTTTTCAAAAATCCCCTTCGACAAGGTCTTTCACGAAGGTGGTACCGGCGGGGACAGAAGCATCATCGAACATCGGTGTGCAGAAGTGTTGGCTGAGTCGCCACTTCCGCTTGTTAACAATCTCCAATGGATTTATTGCCGCACAGCTGCCGAGCGAGACACGCTGCTCTACCTGCTTGGTGATAAAGGCCCCGAATGGGCGCCCCGCGTGCTAATATCGGACGACTTACTGCTCTTTGAACGTCGCTTTGTTTTCGTTGAATCTGTTTCTTTGGCTTCGAACGGGATAAATTTCCAACTCAACCCGCGCGCTGATCTAAAAAATATTGCCATCAACGTGTTCGCTTGGGACAGCAAAGGTGGGATGATAAGGAATTTTTACAATGCGGACATCGCCGCGCGTCCTCCAGCACCAAGCACGAACACGCGTTGGCGCGTCCAGGTCGATTTAGCCAATGGCACATATCTGGTTCAAATTGATCTAGAGGGGCACCTAGCTTTCAAAGGCTATCTCACGTTGGGTGAACGCCTCGTATGA
- a CDS encoding helix-turn-helix domain-containing protein, with product MKKAAKRKSDTAKAEAPKRPRRSPEDKWTKNLIGLGFCTVPSIMIWAQGRLGLSAEQFTILMHLADFWWDAGEPPFPTKQLLATRIGMGARQVQRHLTTLEDGGFIRRIERFRGPKNQLANGYEMRGLVRKLTILEPEFRKMIESKKVRRRKIEAPAA from the coding sequence ATGAAGAAGGCAGCGAAACGGAAGAGCGACACCGCTAAGGCGGAAGCTCCGAAACGACCAAGACGCAGTCCCGAAGATAAGTGGACAAAGAATCTCATCGGACTGGGTTTTTGTACAGTCCCTTCCATCATGATTTGGGCGCAGGGGAGACTCGGGCTATCTGCCGAGCAATTTACGATCCTGATGCACCTCGCGGACTTTTGGTGGGACGCAGGCGAGCCACCATTCCCCACGAAACAACTGCTTGCCACGAGGATTGGAATGGGCGCGAGACAAGTGCAGCGGCATCTAACAACACTGGAAGATGGTGGATTCATTCGACGCATTGAGCGCTTCCGCGGTCCAAAAAACCAACTCGCAAACGGATACGAGATGCGTGGACTCGTCCGAAAGCTCACGATTCTTGAGCCTGAGTTTCGCAAGATGATCGAGTCTAAAAAGGTTCGGCGGCGAAAGATCGAAGCGCCAGCCGCGTGA
- a CDS encoding heme biosynthesis HemY N-terminal domain-containing protein gives MLRIVLFLVLIALAAAGAAWVADQPGDLVLTAGSFRISTTLPRFVFLLGLFAAAVVLVWSILTMVWRTPKRLRRRRHDKRHAKGRQAITQGLLAIGHGDTALARRHAEAARRHAPNDPLALLLHAQSAQLEGNREEAQRVFRVMAEREDTRLLGLRGLFIEAQRADDAVGAVMIAEEAIKLSPSSTWASHAVLGFRCARGDWSGALAILDSNLRAGQIDKQTYRRQRGVLLTARALELETMDRDVARESAMEAVKLAPTLVPAAVLAAKFESEAHQVRRAMKLVEAAWLANPHPDLADAYAHVKLGDTAWHRLQRIETLAAKTPADKPGHVEGQLAIARAAIDASEFARAREVLAPYLNDPTQRVALLMAEIERAEHGDSGRARAWTLRAVRARLDPAWTADGYVSDTWRPVSPVTGRLDAFQWQTPVASLPSDRSSTIESSAFEEAMLAAPPPKRVTVAVSEAPTEPPAPEAPAPAAQDNTPPETKEAAKEATKETVRDEPAVTPAEPVQPVAEPAESSPPAATPVFRTRADLGKPAPAPIPAVIPLVRAPDDPGIDDEGPSDEFTEQIGTPKAQAGGWRGFWSRWGA, from the coding sequence ATGCTTCGCATCGTCCTCTTTCTCGTCCTGATCGCGCTGGCGGCGGCCGGCGCGGCCTGGGTTGCCGACCAGCCCGGCGATCTCGTCCTGACCGCAGGTAGTTTCCGGATCTCGACGACGCTTCCCAGATTCGTGTTCCTGCTCGGCCTCTTTGCCGCGGCTGTCGTGCTGGTCTGGAGCATCCTGACGATGGTCTGGCGCACGCCGAAGCGCCTGCGGCGGCGCCGCCACGACAAGCGCCACGCCAAGGGCCGCCAGGCCATCACTCAAGGCCTGCTCGCGATCGGCCATGGCGATACCGCGCTCGCCCGTCGTCACGCCGAAGCGGCGCGGCGGCATGCACCGAACGATCCGCTCGCGCTGCTGCTGCACGCGCAGTCGGCGCAGCTCGAAGGCAATCGCGAGGAAGCGCAGCGCGTCTTCCGCGTCATGGCCGAGCGCGAGGACACGCGCCTGCTCGGTCTGCGCGGCCTGTTCATCGAGGCGCAGCGCGCCGACGATGCGGTCGGAGCGGTGATGATCGCGGAGGAAGCGATCAAGCTGTCGCCGTCCTCGACCTGGGCCTCGCACGCGGTGCTCGGCTTCCGCTGCGCGCGTGGCGACTGGAGCGGCGCGCTCGCGATCCTCGACTCGAATCTGCGCGCAGGGCAGATCGACAAGCAGACCTATCGCCGGCAGCGCGGCGTGTTGCTGACGGCGCGCGCGCTGGAGCTGGAGACCATGGACCGCGACGTCGCGCGCGAGAGCGCGATGGAAGCGGTCAAGCTCGCGCCGACACTGGTGCCGGCCGCGGTGCTCGCGGCGAAATTCGAGAGCGAGGCGCATCAGGTGCGCCGCGCCATGAAGCTGGTGGAAGCCGCCTGGCTCGCCAATCCGCATCCCGATCTTGCCGATGCCTATGCGCATGTGAAGCTCGGCGACACCGCCTGGCACCGCTTGCAGCGGATCGAGACCCTCGCCGCGAAGACGCCGGCCGACAAGCCCGGCCATGTCGAGGGTCAGCTCGCGATCGCACGCGCCGCGATCGACGCCTCCGAATTCGCCCGTGCACGCGAGGTGCTCGCGCCCTATCTCAACGATCCGACCCAGCGCGTCGCGCTGCTGATGGCCGAGATCGAGCGCGCCGAGCATGGCGATAGCGGCCGCGCCCGGGCCTGGACCCTGCGCGCGGTGCGCGCCCGCCTTGATCCGGCCTGGACCGCGGACGGTTACGTTAGCGACACTTGGCGCCCGGTCTCTCCGGTCACCGGTCGGCTCGATGCGTTCCAGTGGCAGACACCGGTCGCCAGCCTGCCCTCGGACAGGAGCTCCACGATCGAATCTTCGGCCTTCGAGGAAGCCATGCTGGCGGCGCCGCCACCGAAGCGCGTGACGGTGGCGGTCAGTGAAGCCCCGACGGAACCGCCCGCGCCGGAGGCTCCGGCTCCCGCCGCCCAGGACAATACGCCGCCTGAGACCAAGGAAGCCGCCAAAGAAGCCACCAAGGAAACGGTGAGGGATGAGCCGGCGGTCACGCCCGCCGAGCCGGTTCAACCGGTTGCCGAGCCCGCCGAATCATCGCCGCCGGCGGCCACGCCGGTGTTCCGGACCCGCGCCGACCTCGGCAAGCCCGCTCCAGCGCCGATTCCCGCGGTCATCCCCCTCGTCCGGGCCCCCGACGATCCCGGGATCGACGACGAGGGTCCGAGCGATGAATTCACGGAACAAATCGGCACACCCAAGGCCCAGGCCGGGGGCTGGCGCGGGTTCTGGTCACGCTGGGGCGCGTGA
- a CDS encoding macro domain-containing protein — translation MVAVIPKSDAARDFTGKPMLIYRRTSLLESTAQTLVNTVNCVGVMGKGIAKDFKEREPQMFVAYKRICDQKLLSPGKLWLWKGATSWVLNFPTKQHWRNPSKIQWIEAGLEKFVGHYESLGITEISFPRLGCGNGGLMWDDVRPVMERHLKDLPIQIFIHDYTVDIGLPEHMESVASQLKEEAVDSSSFDAFIGALQRAVELSDEKFVQFDNHQPVQASIGEDKILKLQANDAEWSLEAEDLWGVWVGLQKGLLTQDKAAWTQKGAGEPLLSVLSVLPHVRPVQIQGIKKDAEVALEYRPGERGSEVAPSSKPQLELAYGADD, via the coding sequence ATGGTCGCTGTTATTCCAAAATCAGACGCCGCTCGCGATTTCACCGGGAAGCCCATGCTCATTTATCGCCGTACAAGCCTTCTCGAGTCCACCGCCCAGACGCTGGTTAACACGGTCAATTGCGTTGGCGTCATGGGGAAGGGTATCGCGAAGGACTTTAAAGAGCGCGAGCCTCAGATGTTCGTGGCTTACAAACGCATCTGCGATCAGAAGCTTCTTTCCCCTGGAAAACTTTGGCTTTGGAAGGGGGCGACGTCGTGGGTGCTCAACTTTCCCACTAAACAGCACTGGCGGAATCCCTCCAAGATACAGTGGATCGAAGCGGGATTAGAGAAATTCGTCGGGCACTATGAAAGCTTGGGCATAACTGAGATTTCGTTCCCGCGTTTGGGTTGCGGGAATGGCGGTCTCATGTGGGATGATGTGCGCCCTGTGATGGAGCGTCATCTGAAAGACCTCCCAATTCAGATCTTCATCCACGACTACACCGTCGATATTGGCTTGCCCGAACACATGGAGTCCGTAGCGAGCCAGCTCAAAGAGGAGGCCGTAGACTCTTCTTCCTTTGATGCGTTCATCGGAGCTCTTCAGCGCGCCGTAGAGTTGAGCGATGAGAAATTCGTCCAGTTCGACAACCACCAACCTGTTCAAGCCTCAATCGGTGAAGACAAGATTCTAAAACTCCAAGCGAACGATGCGGAATGGAGCTTAGAGGCGGAGGACCTTTGGGGCGTGTGGGTTGGCCTTCAAAAAGGATTGCTAACGCAGGACAAAGCCGCGTGGACTCAGAAGGGCGCGGGCGAACCGCTGCTGTCGGTTTTGAGCGTCTTACCCCACGTTCGCCCAGTGCAGATTCAGGGCATCAAGAAAGATGCGGAAGTTGCACTCGAATATCGCCCGGGCGAGCGCGGGAGCGAAGTCGCACCCTCCTCCAAGCCCCAACTTGAACTAGCCTATGGCGCTGACGACTGA
- a CDS encoding phage/plasmid primase, P4 family yields the protein MSRYSEFDAHSDFDWDEPLWPREVGYDPSKHASNNAHRFLCAREEHAPLICSDGDLYTLEPNNVWRLIADSEVAAEIRKTDTEIRLDISKLEAMVREMKIARGVSARPFEWIKARGDAPSPNDLILSNSGILNVATGELIDLTPDYFATGVPDWSFEPDADCPLWESKLSEWLDPSFHLTLQEWFGLNLVPDTSFEKIAAMIGASRGGKGTIKGILEQLVGRHHRASIMLNDLGGDFGLQAMIDKRLMIIPDASDTELSKRSMALERMKSISGNDAVSVNRKNKPILSLRIPAKITLLANKHPKFIDESGALAIRELMFVFDRSFAGKEDLTLKTRLTDELPGIANWAIEGLKRLRRNGKFTIGERGRVAQEQLTDSQSPALRFTKECLTATGDEGDVLPVALAFDAYREWADRESLGMRERRNRSDFKDDMLAALRARGVRYASNQVRWRDPHLSKPGKGERVKARFVGLKLKREFHPELQSP from the coding sequence ATGTCTAGGTATTCGGAATTTGACGCCCATTCCGACTTCGACTGGGATGAACCGCTGTGGCCGCGTGAAGTCGGCTATGACCCTTCGAAGCATGCGAGCAACAATGCGCATCGATTCCTCTGTGCCCGCGAGGAGCACGCGCCGCTTATCTGCTCTGATGGCGACCTATACACGCTGGAGCCGAACAATGTCTGGCGTCTTATTGCCGACTCGGAAGTGGCCGCTGAAATCCGCAAGACTGACACTGAGATTCGGCTAGACATTTCCAAACTTGAGGCAATGGTCCGCGAAATGAAGATTGCGCGCGGCGTCAGCGCTCGCCCCTTCGAATGGATCAAGGCGCGCGGGGACGCGCCTTCGCCGAACGACCTGATCTTGTCCAACAGCGGAATCTTAAACGTTGCGACGGGCGAATTGATCGACTTGACGCCGGACTACTTCGCAACCGGGGTTCCCGATTGGTCGTTCGAGCCTGACGCTGACTGCCCATTGTGGGAGTCGAAGCTCAGTGAGTGGCTTGACCCATCCTTTCATCTGACCTTGCAAGAATGGTTCGGCCTAAACCTTGTGCCCGATACCAGCTTCGAGAAGATTGCCGCCATGATCGGCGCGAGCCGCGGCGGCAAGGGCACCATCAAAGGCATCCTGGAGCAGCTGGTCGGCCGGCATCATAGGGCGTCTATCATGCTCAACGACCTGGGAGGAGATTTCGGGCTTCAGGCAATGATCGATAAACGCCTGATGATCATTCCCGATGCATCCGACACCGAATTGTCGAAGCGCAGCATGGCCCTTGAGAGGATGAAGAGCATTAGTGGCAACGACGCCGTCTCTGTGAACCGAAAGAACAAGCCAATCCTGTCGCTCCGTATCCCGGCGAAGATCACGCTGTTGGCAAACAAACACCCAAAGTTCATCGACGAGTCCGGCGCGCTTGCGATTCGCGAATTGATGTTCGTGTTTGACCGATCCTTCGCGGGGAAGGAAGACCTGACGTTGAAGACCCGCCTGACGGATGAATTGCCGGGCATCGCAAATTGGGCAATCGAGGGCCTGAAGCGGCTCCGGCGAAATGGCAAGTTCACGATTGGGGAGCGTGGCCGGGTCGCGCAAGAGCAACTGACCGACTCGCAGTCGCCTGCGCTGCGGTTCACCAAAGAGTGCCTGACCGCAACCGGCGACGAAGGCGACGTGCTGCCCGTTGCGCTTGCGTTCGATGCCTACCGCGAGTGGGCAGACCGGGAATCTCTTGGCATGCGCGAACGACGTAACCGCAGCGACTTCAAGGATGATATGCTTGCAGCCCTGCGAGCGCGCGGCGTGCGATATGCATCAAATCAAGTTCGGTGGCGCGACCCCCACCTGTCGAAACCCGGCAAGGGCGAGCGCGTCAAAGCGCGCTTCGTGGGCCTAAAGCTGAAGCGGGAATTCCACCCGGAGCTTCAGTCACCCTAA